One window of the Athene noctua chromosome 5, bAthNoc1.hap1.1, whole genome shotgun sequence genome contains the following:
- the S1PR1 gene encoding sphingosine 1-phosphate receptor 1, producing the protein MSSGTTAPLKVVSNLANTDVNYVIKEHYNYTGKLNENADSGIKMTSVVFIIICCFIILENIFVLLTIWKTKKFHRPMYYFIGNLALSDLLAGVAYTANLLLSGHKTYSLTPSQWFVREGSMFVALSASVFSLLAIAIERYITMLKMKLHNGSNSFRSFLLISACWVISVILGGLPIMGWNCISLLSNCSTVLPLYHKHYILFCTTVFTGLLLSIVVLYCRIYSMVRTRSRRLTFRKNITKATRSSEKSLALLKTVIIVLSAFIACWAPLFILLLLDVGCKVKTCPILYKAEYFLVLAVLNSATNPIIYTLTNKEMRRAFIKILCCCKCPPADSGTKFKRPIIGGMEFSRSKSDNSSHPQKEEGDRPETIMSSGNVTSSS; encoded by the coding sequence ATGAGCTCCGGCACCACCGCCCCGCTGAAGGTCGTCAGCAACCTCGCCAACACTGATGTCAACTATGTCATCAAAGAGCATTATAATTACACAGGGAAGCTAAATGAGAATGCGGACAGTGGAATAAAAATGACGTCGGTGGTTTTTATCATCATTTGCTGCTTTATAATCTTAGAGAACATTTTTGTCTTGCTCACCATCTGGAAAACCAAGAAGTTTCACAGACCCATGTACTATTTCATTGGGAACTTGGCTCTTTCAGACTTGCTGGCTGGTGTGGCTTACACTGCCAACCTCCTGCTATCCGGACACAAAACCTATAGCCTCACCCCCTCCCAGTGGTTTGTAAGAGAAGGCAGCATGTTTGTTGCCTTGTCAGCTTCTGTGTTCAGCTTGTTGGCCATTGCCATTGAGAGATACATCACCATGCTGAAGATGAAACTGCACAATGGCAGCAACAGCTTCCGCTCCTTCTTGCTGATCAGTGCTTGCTGGGTTATCTCCGTGATACTCGGGGGACTCCCGATCATGGGCTGGAACTGCATCAGCCTCTTGTCCAACTGCTCCACCGTGCTGCCTCTTTACCACAAGCACTATATTCTCTTTTGCACCACCGTTTTCACTGGCCTTTTGCTATCTATTGTTGTCCTCTACTGCAGGATCTACTCCATGGTGAGGACTAGAAGCCGCAGGCTGACATTTCGGAAAAACATTACCAAAGCTACTAGGAGCTCAGAAAAGTCCCTAGCCTTGCTCAAGACAGTGATCATAGTCCTGAGTGCCTTCATCGCCTGCTGGGCTCCCTTGTTCATCCTGCTTTTGCTGGATGTGGGGTGTAAAGTGAAGACCTGCCCAATCCTCTACAAAGCAGAGTATTTCTTAGTACTGGCCGTGCTCAATTCAGCCACGAACCCTATCATCTACACCTTGACAAACAAAGAGATGCGGAGGGCTTTCATCAAGATTCTGTGTTGCTGCAAATGTCCCCCGGCAGATTCTGGGACCAAATTCAAGAGGCCGATCATTGGAGGGATGGAGTTCAGCCGGAGTAAGTCTGACAACTCCTCTCACCCACAGAAGGAGGAAGGTGACCGTCCTGAAACCATCATGTCTTCGGGCAATGTGACCTCATCTTCTTAG